The following coding sequences lie in one Burkholderia cepacia genomic window:
- a CDS encoding bifunctional transcriptional regulator/glucokinase, which produces MSTGAQSKAVVASQHADGPRLLADVGGTNARFALETGPGEITQIRVYPGADYPTITDAIRKYLKDVKISRVNHAAIAIANPVDGDQVTMTNHDWSFSIEATRRALGFDTLLVVNDFTALAMALPGLTDAQRVQVGGGARRQNSVIGLLGPGTGLGVSGLIPADDRWIALGSEGGHASFAPQDEREDLVLQYARKKFPHVSFERVCAGPGMEIIYRALAARDKKRVAATVDTVEIVERAHAGDALALETVECFCGILGAFAGSVALTLGALGGVYIGGGVALKLGELFTRSSFRARFEAKGRFTHYLENIPTYLITAEYPAFLGVSAILAEQLSNRSGGASSAVFERIRQMRDALTPAERRVADLALNHPRSIINDPIVDIARKADVSQPTVIRFCRSLGCQGLSDFKLKLATGLTGTIPMSHSQVHLGDTATDFGAKVLDNTVSAILQLREHLNFEHVENAIEILNGARRIEFYGLGNSNIVAQDAHYKFFRFGIPTIAYGDLYMQAASAALLGKGDVIVAVSKSGRAPELLRVLDVAMQAGAKVIAITSSNTPLAKRATVALETDHIEMRESQLSMISRILHLLMIDILAVGVAIRRASTNGEVPEAVAQAKARASDDETADVLDWLSHGASPAAKDVARD; this is translated from the coding sequence ATGTCTACTGGTGCGCAAAGTAAGGCGGTCGTCGCGAGTCAGCATGCCGACGGCCCGCGCCTGCTCGCGGATGTCGGCGGCACCAACGCGCGCTTCGCGCTGGAAACCGGCCCGGGCGAGATCACGCAGATCCGCGTGTATCCCGGCGCCGATTACCCGACGATCACCGACGCGATCCGCAAGTACCTGAAGGACGTGAAGATCAGCCGCGTGAACCACGCGGCGATCGCGATCGCCAATCCGGTCGACGGCGACCAGGTCACGATGACCAACCACGACTGGAGCTTCTCGATCGAGGCGACGCGCCGCGCGCTCGGCTTCGACACGCTGCTCGTCGTCAACGATTTCACCGCGCTCGCAATGGCGCTACCTGGCCTGACCGACGCGCAGCGCGTGCAGGTCGGCGGCGGCGCGCGACGTCAGAACAGCGTGATCGGGCTGCTCGGGCCCGGCACCGGGCTCGGCGTGTCGGGGCTGATTCCGGCCGACGACCGCTGGATCGCGCTCGGCAGCGAGGGCGGCCACGCGTCGTTCGCGCCGCAGGACGAGCGCGAGGATCTGGTGCTGCAGTACGCGCGCAAGAAGTTTCCGCACGTGTCGTTCGAACGCGTGTGCGCGGGCCCCGGCATGGAGATCATCTATCGCGCGCTCGCCGCGCGTGACAAGAAGCGCGTGGCCGCGACCGTCGACACGGTCGAGATTGTCGAGCGCGCGCATGCGGGCGATGCGCTCGCGCTCGAGACGGTCGAATGCTTCTGCGGGATTCTCGGCGCGTTCGCGGGCAGCGTCGCGCTGACGCTCGGCGCGCTCGGCGGTGTGTACATCGGCGGCGGCGTCGCGCTGAAGCTCGGTGAGCTGTTCACGCGCTCGTCGTTCCGCGCGCGCTTCGAGGCGAAGGGCCGCTTCACGCACTACCTCGAGAACATCCCGACCTACCTGATCACCGCCGAATACCCGGCGTTCCTCGGCGTATCGGCGATCCTCGCCGAGCAGTTGTCGAACCGCTCGGGCGGCGCGTCGTCGGCCGTGTTCGAGCGGATCCGCCAGATGCGCGACGCGCTGACGCCGGCCGAGCGCCGCGTCGCCGATCTCGCGCTGAACCATCCGCGCTCGATCATCAACGATCCGATCGTCGACATCGCGCGCAAGGCCGACGTGAGCCAGCCGACCGTGATCCGTTTCTGCCGCTCGCTCGGCTGCCAGGGGCTGTCGGACTTCAAGCTGAAGCTCGCCACCGGCCTCACCGGCACGATCCCGATGAGCCACAGCCAGGTGCATCTCGGCGACACGGCCACCGACTTCGGCGCGAAGGTGCTCGACAACACGGTGTCCGCGATCCTGCAATTGCGCGAGCACCTGAATTTCGAGCACGTCGAGAACGCGATCGAGATCCTGAACGGCGCGCGGCGCATCGAGTTCTACGGGCTCGGCAACTCGAACATCGTCGCGCAGGACGCGCACTACAAGTTCTTCCGCTTCGGGATTCCGACGATCGCATACGGCGACCTGTACATGCAGGCCGCGTCGGCCGCGCTGCTCGGCAAGGGCGACGTGATCGTCGCGGTGTCGAAGTCGGGACGCGCGCCCGAGCTGCTGCGCGTGCTCGACGTCGCGATGCAGGCCGGCGCCAAGGTGATCGCGATCACGTCGAGCAACACGCCGCTCGCGAAGCGCGCGACCGTCGCGCTCGAAACCGATCACATCGAGATGCGCGAGTCGCAGTTGTCGATGATCTCGCGGATCCTGCATCTGCTGATGATCGACATCCTCGCGGTCGGCGTCGCGATCCGTCGTGCGTCGACGAACGGCGAGGTGCCTGAGGCCGTCGCGCAGGCGAAGGCGCGCGCGAGCGACGACGAAACGGCCGACGTGCTCGACTGGCTGAGCCACGGCGCGTCGCCGGCGGCGAAGGACGTCGCGCGGGATTGA